AAGTCTCGATCGGTAAATCGAGCGTTGGCAAGGAAGACAGGGCGCTGCTGCAGGAGGCGCTCTATGACCTCCTGGAATGCAAGCGTCTGCTCGATCAGGTGCGCTGACCAGGAACGTCAGGCTTCGGTAAGCTGCTTCATCGCCTGTTCGAGTTCGCTGAGCTGGAAGGGTTTTTGCAGCACAGGCAGCGTGCTTGGGCTGCTGCCTTCAGGTGCGGTGCCGTATCCCGTCGCATAGAGGTAGGGTTTTCCGCGTTCATCGAGCAACTTTGCGACCGGCAGCGAACTCTGCCCGGCAAGCGAGACGTCGAGAATTGCAGCGTCGAACTCCGTATCCCTGGCGGCTGTCAGCGCCCGTTCCAGATCGGGCGCGCTGGCGCAGACCCGGTAGCCGAGATCTGCAAGCATATCCTCGAGCAGCATGGCAATCAGCGCGTCGTCTTCGACGATGAATATGTCTTTCATGATCCGGTTCACCCATTGCCCCTTGCTAAAGCATGTCGCGCAAAAGTGTGCCGCGGTTTTGCGATAACGACATGCGTAAAAACAAAGACCTAAAGCGCAAGGAGCGAATCTGAAAGATTGCGACACGCTTTAGGCATGGAGGTTTATGTGGACTGCTTGTACGGCTCGTCAAGACGTCCTGGCCGGCAATGCGAGAAACAGCATATTGCCGGTTGAAATTCGATGTGCAAAAGCTGGAATGCCGTCTTCGCAACGGCTCCTGCATAATTCCTTGAATCGGAATCGATTTATGGACAAAATTATGCAGCAATTCAAAGTGTTGCAGCGTCTTTTGCCGCTCTCGAAAGACGCGCGGCGCTGTAAGAAGGGGTGTCGAATGGATTTGCTGAGTGCCACGGATTGGCTGCGTCACAGGCCGGGTTATACATATCCGCTGGCCATTGCCTTCGTTGGCCTGACGTTTCTTCTGAGGCTTGCCGCCAGCGACACTCTCTCCGGGTTTCCCTTCCTGAGCTTCCTTCCGGCGATATTGCTCGCCAGTTTCATAGGCGGCGCCGGGCCGGGCTTTGTCGCGACCTTGCTCGCCGGTTTCATTGTCCAGCAGTTTTTCGTCGAGCCGCACAATGTTTTCTGGCCGGCCAGCGCCGGCCAATGGGTCGGCCTTTCCACCTATCTCATCAATGCCGTGATTATCGTCGGCCTGATGGAGATGATCATCATCGCCCATGGCAGGCAGAGCCGCCTTCGCAGCGAGCTCAACAGCTTCAACACGCGCCTCGAACAAACAGTTGTCCAGCGCACTGCCGAGCTCAGGCACGAGATGGAAGAGAACGCCGCTGCTCAGGCCCAGGTCCGCCAGTTGCAAAAGATGGAGACGATCGGCCAGCTGACCGGCGGCGTCGCCCATGATTTCAACAATATGCTGGCAATCATCATCGGCAATCTCGATCTCGCCCAGCG
This Rhizobium brockwellii DNA region includes the following protein-coding sequences:
- a CDS encoding response regulator — encoded protein: MKDIFIVEDDALIAMLLEDMLADLGYRVCASAPDLERALTAARDTEFDAAILDVSLAGQSSLPVAKLLDERGKPYLYATGYGTAPEGSSPSTLPVLQKPFQLSELEQAMKQLTEA